In Festucalex cinctus isolate MCC-2025b chromosome 21, RoL_Fcin_1.0, whole genome shotgun sequence, one genomic interval encodes:
- the opn8c gene encoding opsin 8, group member c, which translates to MGFLLSLFFVQRQQMLERMSVNCTPDNRTDTLFTSKLSAAADICVGLAILTVVVLSVAGNGIVLVICYRRRKKMVGSELLCVNLAVVDFLCCICFYPLSILSSFHHAWLGEYVTCVYYGLGCYIFGLCAMFTIAAISIIRYLKTCCSLVYAEWMENANIRLVCCVIWLVATVWSSFPLFGWGEYVPEPYGLSCTVAWRGYHTSAKDAFYVICSFVCFTLLPILVIVMSHCQILYKVYRFSYSLSARGIQNNLRRAEKRLSMMFFCISLGFVIAWAPYAIVSFLFIFYNESQYMAPEGFVFPALFAKSSHIYNPFIYFYFNKTFQRELRSLLVSFCPKMGVNRVGVHAAMNHPAPDPIEIQLQERGNISRAFAPCKSTGKATKGTSGNKVQRRLANTCWGSTPKNATKCLINERGVSPAPHLQCITY; encoded by the exons ATgggttttcttctttctttgttCTTCGTCCAGCGACAGCAGATGTTGGAACGGATGTCCGTGAACTGCACTCCGGATAACCGGACCGACACTTTGTTCACGTCCAAGTTAAGCGCCGCTGCTGACATATGCGTGGGACTTGCCATCCTCACAGTGG TGGTGCTGTCAGTTGCGGGTAACGGCATAGTTCTGGTGATCTGCTACCGCCGCCGTAAGAAAATGGTGGGCTCTGAGCTGCTGTGCGTCAACCTGGCcgtggtggacttcctgtgctGCATCTGCTTCTACCCGCTCTCCATCCTGTCATCCTTCCATCATGCGTGGCTGGGGGAATACGTCACATGCGTCTACTACGGCCTGGGCTGCTACATCTTCGGCCTGTGCGCCATGTTCACCATCGCCGCCATCAGTATCATCCGCTACCTTAAAACGTGCTGCAGCTTGGTTTATG CTGAGTGGATGGAGAACGCCAACATCAGGCTGGTGTGCTGTGTCATCTGGCTGGTGGCGACAGTCTGGTCTAGCTTCCCTCTCTTCGGGTGGGGCGAGTATGTCCCCGAGCCCTACGGCCTGTCCTGTACCGTCGCCTGGCGGGGCTACCACACCTCGGCCAAGGACGCCTTCTACGTCATCTGCTCCTTCGTGTGCTTCACACTGCTTCCTATCTTGGTCATCGTGATGTCCCACTGCCAGATCCTCTACAAGGTGTACCGCTTCTCCTATTCGCTGTCTGCGCGAGGCATCCAGAACAACCTGCGGCGTGCTGAGAAACGACTCTCCATG ATGTTTTTCTGCATAAGTCTTGGCTTTGTCATCGCCTGGGCGCCGTACGCCATCGTGTCCTTCCTCTTCATATTCTACAACGAAAGCCAGTACATGGCTCCTGAGGGCTTCGTTTTCCCCGCTCTCTTCGCCAAAAGTTCCCACATCTACAACCCGTTTATTTACTTCTACTTCAACAAGACCTTCCAGAGGGAGCTCCGGTCCTTACTGGTCTCATTCTGTCCCAAAATGGGAGTGAATCGGGTCGGAGTCCACGCCGCTATGAACCACCCGGCTCCCGACCCCATCGAAATCCAGCTCCAGGAGAGAGGCAACATCAGTCGAGCGTTTGCTCCATGCAAAAGCACAGGCAAAGCCACGAAAGGTACCAGCGGTAACAAAGTCCAGAGGAGACTGGCGAACACCTGCTGGGGGTCCACGCCAAAGAACGCCACAAAG
- the ppp2r5a gene encoding serine/threonine-protein phosphatase 2A 56 kDa regulatory subunit alpha isoform: MSAISAAEKVDGFTRKSVRKAQKQRKSPSSSQYRTQIAPVELSSLPQLKDAPSTEQQELFTQKLQQCCMLFDFLDSVTDLKSKEIKRATLNELVDYVSTNRGVLVESAYPEITTMICTNIFRTLAPSDNPDFDPEEDEPTLEASWPHIQLVYEFLLRFLENPDFQPSIAKRYIDQKFVLQLLELFDSEDPRERDFLKTILHRIYGKFLGLRAFIRKQINNIFLRFIYETEHFNGVAELLEILGSIINGFALPLKAEHKQFLMKVLIPLHTAKGLALFHAQLAYCVVQFLEKDPTLTEPVIRGLLKFWPKTCSQKEVMFLGEIEEILDVIEPTQFKKIQEPLFKQISKCVANPHFQVAERALYFWNNEYILSLIEENIDKVLPIMFCSLYRISKEHWNPTIVALVYNVLKTLMEMNCTLFDELTSSYKSDRQREKKKEQERDELWRKLDELRLSNSTLEHNNSHKLLSFQNNNKNSNNNNNQDSQ; this comes from the exons ACGCACCCTCAACTGAGCAGCAGGAACTTTTCACCCAGAAACTCCAGCAGTGCTGCATGCTCTTTGACTTCCTGGACTCTGTGACGGACCTGAAGAGCAAAGAGATCAAGAGGGCCACTCTGAATGAGCTGGTGGACTATGTGTCCACCAACAGAGGAGTGCTTGTTGAATCCGCATACCCTGAGATCACCACCATG ATCTGCACAAACATATTCCGTACACTTGCTCCGAGCGACAACCCAGATTTTGACCCGGAGGAGGACGAGCCCACTCTAGAAGCTTCCTGGCCGCATATCCAA CTTGTCTACGAGTTTCTACTGCGTTTTCTTGAGAATCCGGATTTCCAGCCCAGTATTGCGAAACGCTACATCGATCAGAAGTTTGTACTCCAG CTTCTCGAACTGTTTGACAGCGAGGATCCAAGGGAGAGGGACTTCCTGAAGACCATCCTTCATCGGATTTATGGAAAGTTCCTCGGGTTACGAGCCTTCATCAGGAAGCAGATTAACAACATCTTCTTGCG GTTCATCTATGAGACTGAACATTTCAACGGAGTTGCCGAGCTTCTAGAAATTTTGGGAAG TATCATCAATGGGTTTGCACTGCCTTTGAAAGCAGAACACAAACAGTTCCTGATGAAGGTGCTCATCCCGTTACACACAGCAAAGGGACTGGCCCTCTTTCATGCTCAG CTGGCATACTGTgtggtccagttcctggaaaaGGATCCAACACTAACTGAACCG GTGATCCGAGGCTTGCTGAAGTTTTGGCCCAAGACGTGCAGTCAGAAAGAG GTGATGTTCCTGGGTGAGATTGAGGAGATTTTGGACGTCATTGAGCCGACGCAGTTCAAGAAAATCCAGGAGCCGTTGTTCAAGCAGATCTCCAAATGTGTGGCCAATCCCCACTTTCAG GTAGCGGAGCGAGCGCTATACTTCTGGAATAACGAGTACATTCTCAGCCTCATCGAGGAGAACATCGACAAGGTCCTCCCCATCATGTTCTGTAGCCTGTACAGAATCTCCAAAGAGCACTGGAATCC gaCTATTGTAGCTCTGGTCTACAATGTGCTAAAGACGCTGATGGAGATGAACTGTACACTCTTTGATGAGTTGACCTCCTCTTATAAATCAGACCGGCAAAG ggagaagaagaaggagcagGAGCGCGACGAGCTGTGGAGGAAGCTGGACGAGCTGAGGCTCAGCAACAGCACACTAGAACACAACAACAGCCACAAGCTCCTCAGTTTCcagaacaacaacaagaatagcaataataataataaccaggaCAGCCAGTGA